Proteins from a single region of bacterium:
- a CDS encoding GAF domain-containing protein, with amino-acid sequence MAKELEKQLEALSRISYAITSQRYTEDILKLIVTLTAEAMGFKICSLMLLDAEKCELFIKATQSVSKQYLKKLPIKLGEGIAGKVAKENKLYISADVRKDPFYINQDIAKAEGLCSLLSLPLNATGSLIGVLNFYTSQKHEFTPSEINILESIANQAAIVIDNLRLVFETQVMKEELQTRKKVEKAKGILMKEQGLSEDAAYNLMRKYSMKTRKQMKEIAESLIISYEVKDR; translated from the coding sequence ATGGCTAAAGAATTAGAAAAACAGTTAGAAGCTCTTTCCCGCATATCTTATGCTATAACCTCGCAGAGATATACGGAAGATATTTTAAAATTGATAGTCACGCTTACTGCAGAGGCTATGGGATTTAAAATTTGTTCTCTTATGCTTCTTGATGCCGAAAAATGCGAACTTTTCATCAAGGCGACTCAATCGGTCAGCAAACAATATCTGAAAAAACTCCCAATCAAACTAGGCGAAGGCATAGCCGGAAAAGTAGCCAAAGAGAATAAGCTGTATATTTCTGCTGACGTAAGAAAAGACCCTTTTTATATCAACCAAGATATCGCAAAAGCAGAAGGGCTGTGCTCGCTTCTTTCTTTGCCGCTTAATGCAACGGGTTCCCTAATTGGTGTCTTGAATTTTTACACTTCCCAAAAACATGAATTTACGCCATCGGAAATCAACATTTTAGAATCGATAGCAAATCAGGCAGCTATTGTAATAGATAATCTACGGCTTGTATTTGAAACTCAGGTTATGAAAGAAGAGCTTCAAACACGCAAGAAAGTTGAAAAGGCAAAAGGAATCCTTATGAAGGAACAAGGTTTAAGCGAGGATGCGGCATACAATTTAATGAGAAAATACTCGATGAAAACAAGAAAACAAATGAAAGAAATTGCAGAATCTCTTATTATCAGTTATGAAGTGAAAGACAGATGA
- a CDS encoding PD-(D/E)XK nuclease family protein, protein MQIKTIGFNLPFLPVLAKYIIKKHSSVSPDFGSILIVFPSERNKVYFREYLLQETGKEGIISPALLTIEQLYDHVLEKTGGEKSTLTNEIERNVLLKEAVGKIKFKNFGQLPFIKFISIGRKLLGFFDELASWNLAIKDIDNVKEKLHFPSQYVEEELPILGKIHKRYEEILNDKGLIDKTSAYLAIAKSFKTKYLKDFEFIYIAGCLALPFTDILLIKKILTDLQSELIIHCDKKNLADNSLDNIFYHHNKILRMLDADIQNIQTICSKNSNDNSKTTVYIQKCKNALDEVGFIMKTISELSPRYPLHRIGVMLPEESFYLPLKDALDKFSIPYNLSMGIPFKHTPLYSFLKDAYDFIDSNFSSSRFLRLLKNPIIKGIIKDGILFKEFAYKLDIRIRKENLSYINRKITSAHLSPEDKGSEQILTDFIFDITDKLSKDCSFGEYAKSIRKIIQETVELNDEFYKKTFAVLNNLMEKLIQIENCEVPDEFCQKGKDKLKFIINVLETMSFPISGDFLNGVQVIGILEARNIDFDCIIIPSCNEGIFPQKSEKDLFLPANLRKELNLPFYKERDALYCYYFYQLITGKKEVYLSYRNEEKTQLGLKNRWIEKLLDPEPERVRYGAKGKEKNFIVKENKEVNSATLSQLYVQNNKDNFCGKKSKKNKQTPSVYKNDRTLNFLESLTFSPSTLKTYKQCSYKFYLSYILNIKKPKSIKDEYDASIWGIILHNTLARLYNEVYPEGYTEDIKKQVISAMSQIGEEEFKKAYPYPKGSLNFDWEQNKKKFITLIDNEISHFKNGFKPVNPVRDRLSLGDSTETPEALFISNGVKMDKKLTPYIIDIGNNIKVKVGGIPDRIDTKPAQQDLAGGDKKFYIIDYKMSKKPSPKTYQIPNCLSGKDNDFTEFQLPLYGLVFTKGKIDLIGGLIYYHLDENRQNFLTLDILEKEGKDYIKKFKEKMLLPILKDIFNKNSSFQLTENLDICQRCIFVDHCERRV, encoded by the coding sequence ATGCAAATAAAAACTATCGGTTTTAATTTACCCTTTCTTCCTGTATTGGCAAAATACATAATCAAAAAACATTCTTCTGTTTCCCCGGATTTTGGTTCCATTTTAATAGTGTTTCCTTCCGAAAGAAATAAAGTTTATTTTCGCGAATATCTATTGCAAGAGACAGGGAAAGAAGGAATCATTTCTCCCGCTCTTCTCACTATTGAGCAGCTCTATGACCATGTTCTTGAAAAAACAGGCGGCGAAAAATCCACCTTAACCAACGAAATAGAACGCAACGTTTTATTAAAAGAAGCTGTCGGGAAAATTAAATTTAAAAACTTCGGACAACTGCCGTTTATAAAATTCATATCAATAGGCAGAAAATTGTTAGGATTTTTTGATGAGCTTGCAAGCTGGAATCTTGCAATAAAAGACATAGATAATGTAAAAGAAAAACTGCATTTTCCGTCACAATATGTAGAAGAAGAACTTCCGATTTTGGGAAAAATACACAAACGATACGAAGAAATTCTAAACGATAAAGGACTTATTGATAAAACTTCGGCTTATCTTGCAATAGCAAAGAGTTTTAAAACCAAATACTTAAAAGATTTTGAATTTATTTATATCGCAGGTTGCCTTGCCCTGCCATTTACCGACATTTTACTTATAAAAAAAATTCTAACTGATTTGCAATCAGAGCTCATAATTCACTGCGATAAGAAAAATCTGGCAGATAATTCTTTGGACAATATTTTTTATCATCATAATAAGATATTAAGAATGCTTGATGCAGATATTCAAAACATCCAAACTATTTGTTCCAAGAATTCAAATGATAATTCTAAAACTACGGTTTATATTCAAAAGTGCAAAAACGCTTTGGACGAGGTTGGCTTTATCATGAAAACCATTTCCGAACTTTCCCCAAGATACCCGCTTCATCGTATAGGAGTAATGCTGCCAGAGGAATCTTTCTACTTACCGCTAAAAGATGCCTTAGATAAATTTAGCATTCCTTACAATCTTTCGATGGGAATACCTTTTAAGCATACGCCTTTGTATTCGTTCCTTAAAGACGCTTACGATTTTATTGACTCGAATTTTTCATCAAGCCGATTTCTGAGGCTATTAAAAAATCCTATTATCAAGGGGATAATCAAAGACGGGATATTGTTTAAGGAATTCGCATATAAACTCGACATCAGAATCAGAAAAGAAAATCTATCCTATATTAATCGCAAAATTACATCCGCCCATTTATCGCCTGAAGACAAGGGTTCAGAGCAGATACTAACAGACTTTATTTTCGACATAACAGACAAATTAAGCAAAGATTGTTCTTTCGGCGAATATGCAAAAAGCATACGCAAAATCATTCAAGAAACAGTTGAATTAAATGATGAGTTTTACAAGAAAACTTTTGCCGTTTTAAATAACTTAATGGAAAAACTTATACAGATAGAAAATTGCGAAGTGCCCGACGAATTCTGCCAAAAAGGTAAAGACAAATTAAAATTTATAATAAATGTCTTGGAGACAATGAGCTTCCCTATTTCAGGAGACTTCTTAAACGGCGTGCAGGTTATAGGCATTCTTGAAGCGCGCAACATAGATTTTGATTGCATTATAATCCCCTCATGCAATGAAGGCATCTTTCCGCAAAAAAGCGAAAAAGACCTTTTTCTGCCGGCAAATTTAAGGAAAGAATTGAATCTTCCTTTTTATAAGGAAAGAGATGCCCTTTACTGTTATTATTTCTATCAATTAATCACAGGCAAAAAAGAAGTATATCTTTCTTACAGGAATGAGGAAAAGACGCAACTGGGACTAAAAAATAGATGGATAGAAAAACTTCTTGACCCTGAACCAGAACGAGTTCGGTACGGGGCAAAAGGTAAAGAAAAAAACTTCATAGTGAAAGAAAACAAAGAAGTTAATTCTGCAACATTAAGCCAGCTTTATGTTCAAAACAACAAAGATAATTTTTGTGGAAAAAAATCTAAAAAAAACAAACAAACTCCCAGCGTATACAAAAATGACAGAACTCTGAATTTTTTAGAATCTCTTACTTTTTCACCGTCTACTTTAAAAACATACAAACAATGTTCATATAAATTTTATCTTTCATATATATTAAATATAAAAAAACCCAAATCCATAAAAGATGAATATGATGCTTCCATATGGGGAATAATTTTACATAACACTCTGGCACGGTTATACAACGAGGTTTATCCCGAAGGATACACCGAGGATATAAAAAAGCAGGTGATAAGCGCAATGTCCCAAATCGGCGAAGAAGAATTTAAAAAAGCCTATCCTTATCCCAAGGGTTCGCTTAATTTTGATTGGGAACAAAATAAGAAAAAGTTTATAACTCTTATAGATAATGAAATCAGCCATTTCAAAAACGGATTTAAACCCGTGAACCCCGTTAGAGATAGGTTGTCATTAGGCGACAGTACCGAAACGCCAGAAGCACTTTTTATCTCTAACGGGGTAAAGATGGATAAAAAACTTACACCTTACATAATTGATATAGGCAATAATATTAAAGTTAAGGTCGGAGGGATACCGGACAGAATAGATACAAAACCTGCCCAACAAGATTTGGCGGGCGGGGACAAAAAGTTTTATATTATTGATTACAAAATGAGCAAAAAGCCGTCACCCAAAACATATCAAATCCCGAACTGTCTATCAGGCAAGGATAACGATTTCACCGAATTCCAATTACCTTTGTACGGATTAGTTTTTACAAAAGGCAAAATAGATTTAATCGGAGGACTTATCTATTATCATTTAGATGAAAACCGCCAAAATTTTCTTACACTGGATATACTGGAAAAAGAAGGAAAAGACTATATCAAAAAATTTAAAGAAAAAATGCTTTTACCCATTCTAAAAGATATATTTAATAAAAACTCTTCTTTCCAATTAACCGAAAATCTGGACATCTGCCAAAGATGTATTTTTGTAGACCATTGCGAAAGAAGGGTGTAA
- a CDS encoding amidophosphoribosyltransferase yields MSGIFGVISKKSDCAQDLFYGTDYHSHLGTQYGGMAVLGKKFTRQIHDLSQTQFKSKFYEDYKRIKGNKGIGVISDFDEQPIYLESKFGPFCIVTNGLVGNAKALMKKFLKEGGSFSEVSKGAVNISELAAKLISKGSNFVDGIEKMFDVIDGSCSLLLLNKEGIYAVRDRLGYTPLVIGKKQDAWAVTTETSAFPNLGFKITKHLEPGEIVLINEKGILSKKPGGRTNQICSFLWIYTGFPASSYEGINVEITRERSGRALAKADKDIEVDIVAGVPDSGTAHAIGYAIESGKPYRRPLVKYTPGYGRSYTPPSQQTRDLIAKMKLVSIKEIINGNRIAVCEDSIVRGTQLKNFTVKKLWDDGAKEIHVRPACPPLMFPCKFNLSTRNINELATRKAIRAIEGKNINDVSKYMDHNSKEYKKMIKWIAKDLEVTTLRYQTIENMVKAIGLAKEKLCLYCWTGKCKNKRKE; encoded by the coding sequence ATGAGCGGAATTTTTGGTGTAATTTCTAAAAAAAGCGATTGTGCCCAAGATTTGTTTTACGGGACAGATTATCATTCCCATTTAGGCACACAATATGGCGGTATGGCAGTTCTCGGGAAAAAATTCACACGCCAAATACACGATTTAAGTCAAACCCAATTCAAATCTAAATTCTACGAAGATTACAAGAGAATAAAAGGGAATAAAGGAATCGGGGTTATAAGTGACTTTGACGAACAGCCAATTTATTTGGAATCAAAATTCGGTCCTTTCTGTATAGTTACAAACGGACTTGTAGGCAATGCTAAAGCACTTATGAAAAAGTTCCTTAAAGAGGGCGGCTCTTTCAGTGAAGTAAGCAAGGGAGCAGTAAACATTAGCGAACTTGCAGCTAAGTTGATAAGTAAAGGAAGTAATTTTGTGGACGGAATAGAAAAGATGTTTGATGTAATAGACGGTTCCTGTTCACTATTATTACTGAATAAAGAAGGTATCTACGCAGTAAGAGACCGACTCGGATATACGCCCCTTGTAATCGGGAAAAAACAAGATGCTTGGGCAGTTACTACTGAAACAAGCGCTTTCCCTAATCTAGGATTTAAAATAACAAAACACTTAGAACCGGGAGAAATAGTTCTAATCAACGAAAAAGGGATACTGAGTAAAAAACCGGGTGGAAGAACAAATCAGATTTGTTCTTTCCTGTGGATATATACGGGGTTTCCTGCATCAAGCTACGAAGGAATAAATGTAGAAATTACAAGGGAAAGAAGCGGAAGAGCTTTAGCAAAAGCTGATAAGGATATAGAGGTTGATATAGTTGCAGGAGTTCCGGATTCGGGCACCGCGCACGCAATAGGATATGCTATAGAATCAGGCAAACCATACAGACGACCACTTGTTAAATATACCCCGGGATATGGGCGAAGTTACACTCCTCCTTCACAACAGACCCGGGATTTAATAGCAAAAATGAAACTCGTTTCCATTAAAGAAATAATTAATGGTAATCGAATTGCAGTTTGCGAAGATTCTATAGTCAGAGGGACACAACTTAAAAACTTTACCGTAAAAAAGCTTTGGGATGATGGGGCTAAAGAAATCCACGTAAGACCTGCATGTCCACCACTAATGTTCCCATGTAAATTTAATCTTTCTACACGCAACATCAATGAACTTGCTACCCGCAAAGCAATCCGAGCCATTGAAGGTAAAAATATCAATGATGTTTCGAAATATATGGACCATAATTCTAAAGAGTATAAAAAAATGATTAAATGGATAGCTAAAGATTTGGAAGTGACTACATTAAGATATCAGACTATAGAAAATATGGTAAAAGCTATCGGACTTGCCAAGGAAAAACTCTGCCTCTATTGCTGGACGGGGAAATGTAAAAACAAGAGAAAAGAGTAA
- the nth gene encoding endonuclease III — translation MSLKTERIEEIVKILRASYPNLKTSLKYKKPFELLVATILSAQCTDVRVNQLTPSLFKKYPSIEGFASARQEELEKDIYSTGFYRNKAKNIIGTAKKLLEDFNGNIPDNMADLITLPGVARKTANVVLSSAFKKAEGITVDVHVKRLSERLELSKEKTPEKIERDLMHTVPKKYWMEISYFLIDHGRAICKARKPLCLKCPIKHLCSSAGKINIK, via the coding sequence ATGAGTCTAAAAACAGAAAGAATAGAGGAAATAGTAAAAATTCTAAGGGCAAGTTATCCCAACCTAAAAACTTCTTTAAAATATAAAAAGCCTTTTGAACTTTTAGTCGCAACTATCCTCTCCGCGCAATGCACCGATGTGAGAGTTAATCAATTAACACCCTCGCTTTTTAAAAAATATCCGAGTATTGAAGGCTTTGCAAGCGCAAGACAAGAAGAATTGGAAAAAGACATTTATTCAACAGGATTTTATAGAAATAAAGCTAAAAATATTATCGGAACAGCCAAAAAGCTATTAGAAGATTTTAATGGTAATATCCCGGACAATATGGCGGATTTAATTACTTTGCCCGGAGTGGCAAGAAAGACCGCAAATGTAGTGCTTTCCTCAGCTTTTAAGAAAGCGGAAGGAATAACAGTAGATGTGCATGTAAAAAGACTTTCTGAGCGGTTAGAACTGAGTAAAGAAAAAACTCCTGAAAAAATTGAACGGGACTTAATGCATACAGTTCCTAAAAAATACTGGATGGAGATAAGTTATTTTCTTATAGACCACGGCAGAGCAATTTGCAAAGCAAGAAAACCATTGTGCCTGAAATGTCCTATAAAGCACCTGTGCTCTTCTGCGGGGAAAATCAATATAAAATAG
- the glmS gene encoding glutamine--fructose-6-phosphate transaminase (isomerizing), whose translation MCGIVGYIGKKNVVPVVLEGLKKLEYRGYDSSGIAVIDKGGISVAKCKGRIANLDNIVKKKNLFGNIGLGHTRWATHGDPSDRNAHPHTDGSGKIAVVHNGIIENYASLKKLLIDEGHKFKSDTDTEIFAHLIQKFYKGDILKAVQEALVLTEGAYAFAVICEDEPDKIVAARLGSPLVIGIGKKGEYIVASDPIAIVKHTRKVIYLDDEEVVLLQPSGYRITDRHNAKVEKETEEITWSLNRITKGGFPHYMFKEILEQSQTVYDAMRGRILPASPSSTHQGGKEGAKIKLGGLESQLKWIDKKDGKITGLKCLLNAKRIIIVGCGTSWHAALIGEYIFENIIGIPVEVEYASEARYRNFIVDKNTVVIGISQSGETLDTLAALREAKKRGAITLGLVNSVGSTIARETHGGVYLHAGPEIGVASTKAFTSQVCVLALMVLLMGQEKKIINKKTSHTIIHALLKIPEQIKEILEQSDAILNTAKQYVNFNNFLYLGRGYNFPIALEGALKLKEISYIHAEGYPAAEMKHGPIALIDKNMPVVFVATDTEDKIYQKIISNIQEVKSRKGQVIAIASKGNKSIEEIADSVITVPKTLDFLTSLLTVIPLQLFAYHMAVLRGCDVDKPRNLAKSVTVE comes from the coding sequence ATGTGCGGAATAGTAGGTTATATCGGTAAGAAAAATGTTGTACCAGTTGTTTTAGAGGGATTAAAAAAACTTGAATATCGCGGCTACGATTCGTCCGGCATAGCTGTAATAGATAAGGGGGGAATTTCTGTTGCAAAGTGCAAGGGACGAATCGCCAATTTAGATAATATAGTCAAAAAGAAAAATCTCTTCGGCAATATCGGTTTGGGGCATACGCGCTGGGCTACACACGGTGACCCGTCAGACAGAAATGCTCATCCACATACAGATGGTTCCGGAAAAATTGCGGTAGTTCACAACGGCATCATAGAGAATTACGCATCTTTAAAAAAATTATTAATAGACGAAGGTCATAAATTCAAATCCGATACCGATACAGAGATATTCGCTCATCTAATACAAAAATTCTATAAAGGGGATATTCTAAAAGCCGTTCAGGAAGCGCTTGTTTTAACAGAAGGGGCTTATGCTTTTGCTGTTATATGCGAAGACGAGCCGGATAAAATTGTAGCTGCCCGTTTGGGAAGCCCCTTAGTTATAGGAATAGGCAAGAAAGGTGAATATATCGTAGCTTCTGATCCGATTGCCATAGTTAAACACACAAGAAAAGTAATATATTTAGATGACGAGGAAGTCGTATTGCTTCAACCTTCCGGTTATAGGATTACCGATAGACACAATGCCAAGGTGGAAAAAGAAACCGAAGAGATAACCTGGTCCCTGAACAGAATCACAAAGGGCGGATTTCCTCATTATATGTTCAAGGAAATATTAGAACAGAGCCAGACCGTATATGATGCTATGCGCGGACGCATACTACCTGCCTCGCCTTCTTCGACTCATCAAGGCGGGAAAGAAGGAGCAAAAATTAAGCTTGGCGGGCTGGAATCTCAGCTGAAATGGATTGATAAAAAAGACGGGAAAATAACGGGGTTAAAATGTCTTCTGAATGCAAAGAGAATAATAATAGTCGGATGCGGAACATCCTGGCACGCAGCTCTTATCGGCGAATATATATTTGAAAATATTATCGGCATACCGGTCGAAGTAGAATATGCTTCAGAAGCAAGATATAGAAATTTTATAGTTGATAAAAATACTGTTGTTATAGGTATAAGTCAATCAGGAGAAACTCTGGACACACTGGCTGCACTGCGAGAAGCAAAAAAAAGAGGAGCTATTACCTTAGGGCTTGTTAACTCGGTAGGCTCAACAATTGCACGGGAAACTCACGGAGGAGTATATCTACACGCAGGTCCTGAAATAGGAGTAGCTTCAACCAAAGCCTTTACCAGCCAGGTATGTGTATTGGCATTAATGGTACTTTTGATGGGACAGGAGAAAAAGATAATAAACAAGAAAACTTCACATACTATCATACACGCCCTTTTAAAAATTCCCGAACAGATAAAAGAAATACTGGAGCAAAGCGATGCTATCCTGAACACAGCAAAACAATATGTCAATTTTAATAATTTTCTTTATTTAGGAAGAGGTTATAATTTCCCAATTGCCCTAGAAGGTGCGCTTAAATTGAAAGAAATCTCTTATATTCATGCCGAAGGCTATCCTGCAGCAGAAATGAAACACGGGCCCATAGCGCTTATCGATAAAAATATGCCTGTAGTATTTGTTGCTACTGATACCGAAGACAAGATATACCAAAAGATAATTTCCAATATCCAAGAGGTCAAATCCCGTAAAGGACAAGTTATCGCTATCGCAAGTAAAGGTAATAAATCAATAGAAGAAATTGCCGATTCGGTAATTACTGTTCCTAAAACTCTCGATTTTTTAACATCTCTTCTTACCGTTATACCTCTTCAACTATTTGCTTATCATATGGCAGTTTTAAGAGGATGCGATGTTGATAAACCCCGTAATCTTGCTAAAAGTGTAACTGTAGAGTAA
- a CDS encoding MFS transporter has product MNQNKKNVWWLGLVSFINDTASDMILAVLPLFIKDIGGAGIAIGIISGLGESIASLFKMFAGFWSDKLGRRKPFTFFGYGLSSFCKFLFTFVTIWPQVLVLRSFERLGKGMRSAPRDAILAASTDKKTRGKWFGIHRAMDSSGSVFGAILAFVLFWSFQVSFRNIFLIAGLISFISLIPLLFVKEKHLEPKTMTLKVGLKSLPVSLKFFIVIATLFALGNFSYMFFVLKSQPYFTGRLGGAVPIILYIIYNISYALFAIPSGMLSDKIGRKTVLFMGYGLFGLVCLGFIFAQSLWFFIILFLLFGVNYALVDSNQRAFILDLAPEQIRGTALGAFHMSISLVALPGGLIAGYLWDLNATYAFVFGAIISLLVLASFSIFSTIKTE; this is encoded by the coding sequence ATGAACCAGAATAAAAAGAATGTTTGGTGGTTAGGGCTGGTCAGTTTCATTAACGATACTGCCAGCGATATGATACTTGCTGTTTTACCGCTATTCATAAAAGATATAGGTGGAGCGGGTATTGCCATAGGAATAATCTCCGGTTTAGGCGAAAGTATAGCCAGTTTGTTTAAGATGTTCGCGGGGTTTTGGTCGGATAAATTAGGCAGGAGAAAACCGTTTACGTTTTTTGGATATGGACTGTCTTCTTTTTGTAAATTTCTCTTCACTTTTGTAACAATCTGGCCGCAGGTTCTGGTCCTACGTTCCTTTGAAAGATTAGGCAAAGGTATGAGGTCGGCTCCAAGGGATGCGATTCTCGCCGCTTCAACGGACAAGAAAACCAGAGGTAAATGGTTCGGTATTCACAGGGCGATGGATAGCAGTGGTTCCGTGTTTGGTGCCATTTTAGCATTTGTTCTGTTCTGGTCTTTTCAAGTCAGTTTCAGAAATATATTCTTAATAGCCGGTCTTATAAGTTTCATTTCCTTAATCCCCCTTTTGTTTGTAAAAGAAAAACATTTAGAACCAAAGACAATGACTCTTAAGGTTGGGCTTAAAAGTTTACCGGTATCTCTTAAGTTTTTTATAGTAATTGCTACTTTATTTGCATTGGGTAATTTTAGCTATATGTTTTTTGTTTTGAAAAGCCAACCATATTTTACGGGTAGATTGGGGGGCGCAGTCCCGATAATCTTATATATTATTTATAATATTTCATATGCTTTATTTGCTATTCCCTCAGGAATGTTATCAGATAAAATCGGCAGAAAGACAGTTCTATTTATGGGATACGGCCTATTTGGTTTGGTCTGTCTGGGTTTTATTTTCGCGCAGTCGTTATGGTTTTTTATAATATTGTTTTTATTATTCGGCGTGAACTATGCTTTAGTTGATTCTAACCAGAGGGCATTTATATTAGACTTGGCGCCGGAGCAGATTAGAGGCACTGCTTTGGGAGCTTTCCATATGTCGATTAGCTTGGTGGCTTTACCAGGCGGTCTTATTGCAGGATACTTGTGGGATTTGAACGCAACTTACGCATTTGTCTTTGGTGCTATTATTTCTTTATTGGTATTAGCTTCATTTTCAATATTCTCAACAATAAAGACAGAATAG
- a CDS encoding DUF1846 domain-containing protein yields the protein MTKIIEKVGFDNNKYLQEQSEAILERINMFEGKLYLEFGGKLLYDYHAARVLPGYDPNIKVKLLKKLKNKIDIILCIYAGDIEKGRIRGDFGITYDVDALKLIDDLRSYSLDVMAIVITRFNNQPQVINFKKKLEARNIKVYLHSATKGYPTDVDTIVSEEGYGKNSYIKTKNRLIVVTGPGPGSGKLATCLSQFYHDYKKGIESGYAKFETFPIWNIPLKHPVNLAYEAATADLGDINLIDPFHLKAYKKTAVNYNRDIEVFPVLRSIFSKITKGHLPYKSPTDMGVSRAGFAIVDDKIVKEASKQEVIRRYFRHKYENILGISDEKSVEKIMLLMEELDIKPEDRKAVIPARHAVSGVRRKTKTVPQISCGAAIELKNGKIITGKNSSLMSASASLVLNTIKVLARIPDKIHLLSPNVLKNIANLKKDILGLKRDNLDLQETLITLSMSAATNPTAEIAMEKLKELSGCEVHLTHLPRPGDEMGLRRLKVNLTTDGIFPTNDLYML from the coding sequence ATGACAAAAATTATAGAAAAAGTTGGCTTTGACAATAACAAATATCTCCAAGAACAGAGCGAAGCCATTTTAGAAAGAATCAATATGTTTGAAGGCAAACTTTACTTGGAATTCGGCGGGAAACTTCTATATGATTATCATGCCGCCAGAGTCCTGCCAGGCTATGATCCCAATATTAAGGTGAAGCTTCTGAAAAAATTAAAAAACAAGATTGATATCATCTTATGCATATACGCCGGAGACATTGAAAAAGGTAGAATAAGAGGAGATTTCGGGATAACTTATGACGTAGACGCCTTAAAACTTATCGACGATTTAAGAAGTTACAGTCTGGATGTCATGGCGATTGTGATAACACGTTTTAACAACCAGCCCCAGGTAATTAATTTTAAAAAAAAATTAGAAGCACGCAATATAAAAGTTTATCTTCATTCTGCCACCAAAGGATATCCTACAGATGTAGATACAATTGTAAGTGAAGAAGGATACGGCAAGAATTCCTATATAAAAACAAAGAATAGGCTTATCGTGGTTACAGGTCCCGGTCCCGGCAGTGGCAAACTCGCAACTTGTCTTTCGCAGTTTTATCATGATTATAAAAAAGGGATAGAATCGGGATATGCAAAGTTTGAAACTTTTCCTATCTGGAACATACCTTTAAAACATCCTGTAAATCTTGCTTATGAAGCAGCTACAGCAGACCTCGGAGATATTAACTTAATTGACCCTTTTCACTTAAAAGCTTACAAAAAAACTGCTGTGAATTATAATCGTGATATAGAGGTTTTCCCCGTGCTTAGAAGCATATTTTCAAAAATAACAAAAGGACATCTGCCGTATAAATCCCCGACTGATATGGGAGTAAGTCGAGCTGGGTTTGCCATAGTTGACGACAAGATAGTAAAAGAAGCTTCCAAACAGGAAGTAATAAGAAGATATTTCAGGCACAAATATGAGAATATTTTAGGCATATCCGACGAGAAGAGCGTAGAAAAAATAATGTTGCTTATGGAAGAGTTGGATATTAAGCCGGAAGATAGAAAAGCAGTTATTCCCGCAAGGCATGCCGTCTCGGGAGTAAGAAGAAAAACAAAAACAGTCCCCCAAATTAGTTGTGGCGCGGCAATAGAATTAAAGAACGGCAAAATAATAACAGGGAAAAATTCTTCACTTATGAGTGCATCCGCAAGTTTAGTTCTTAATACTATAAAAGTGCTAGCTAGAATACCGGATAAAATTCATCTCTTATCTCCTAATGTATTAAAAAACATTGCGAATTTAAAGAAAGATATCCTAGGATTGAAACGAGATAATCTTGATCTGCAGGAAACATTAATTACTTTGAGTATGTCAGCGGCAACAAACCCAACGGCTGAAATAGCTATGGAAAAATTAAAAGAACTTTCCGGCTGCGAAGTTCATTTAACTCATCTTCCCCGACCGGGAGACGAAATGGGGCTTAGAAGGTTGAAAGTTAACCTTACCACCGACGGCATTTTCCCCACCAATGATTTATATATGCTGTAA